One Glutamicibacter mishrai genomic window carries:
- a CDS encoding DUF7455 domain-containing protein, with translation MTTTTASRELNALDRCDRCGAQAYVRAVLASTGGELLFCAHHARDVEPKLRPQSSVWQDESSRLYEKPTVDVND, from the coding sequence ATGACTACTACGACCGCTAGTCGTGAACTGAACGCCCTCGACCGGTGCGACCGCTGCGGTGCACAGGCCTACGTGCGAGCCGTGCTGGCTTCAACCGGCGGTGAACTGCTGTTTTGCGCTCACCACGCCCGCGATGTGGAACCTAAGCTGCGCCCTCAGTCCTCAGTTTGGCAGGACGAATCGTCGCGACTTTACGAAAAGCCAACGGTCGACGTTAACGACTAA
- a CDS encoding RNA polymerase sigma factor, with translation MSSSETNANRQATEAEVTEAEVTAETPAAKKRATKAKPRTKKVAADTAAQDESTAAVAEGEEDAEAGSDAKAEDDSKGFTLSTGDDDAPQQQVMVAGATADPVKDYLKQIGKVALLNAEQEVDLALRIEAGLFAADKLEKDDGSMDQRLRWDYEQIIHDGKIAKNHLLEANLRLVVSLAKRYTGRGMLFLDLIQEGNLGLIRAVEKFDYTKGFKFSTYATWWIRQAITRAMADQARTIRIPVHMVEVINKLARVQRQMLQDLGREPTPEELAKELDMTPEKVVEVQKYGREPISLHTPLGEDGDSEFGDLIEDSEAVVPADAVSFTLLQEQLHSVLDTLSEREAGVVAMRFGLTDGQPKTLDEIGKVYGVTRERIRQIESKTMSKLRHPSRSQVLRDYLD, from the coding sequence GTGTCATCTTCTGAGACGAACGCTAATCGTCAAGCAACTGAAGCCGAGGTTACCGAGGCTGAAGTAACGGCGGAAACTCCCGCGGCGAAGAAGCGTGCTACCAAGGCCAAGCCTCGGACCAAAAAGGTAGCTGCAGATACTGCAGCACAGGACGAATCAACCGCAGCGGTGGCAGAAGGCGAAGAGGACGCTGAGGCCGGTTCCGACGCTAAGGCCGAAGACGATTCCAAGGGCTTTACCCTTTCCACCGGTGATGACGATGCCCCGCAGCAGCAGGTCATGGTTGCCGGCGCAACTGCGGACCCCGTTAAGGATTACCTGAAGCAGATTGGTAAAGTCGCCCTGCTGAATGCAGAGCAGGAAGTCGACTTGGCACTGCGCATTGAAGCTGGTCTTTTTGCCGCTGACAAGCTGGAGAAGGACGACGGCTCGATGGACCAGCGTTTGCGTTGGGACTACGAGCAGATTATCCACGATGGGAAGATTGCCAAGAACCACTTGCTCGAAGCGAACCTTCGTCTGGTCGTTTCGCTGGCAAAGCGCTACACCGGTCGTGGCATGCTGTTCCTTGACTTGATCCAGGAAGGCAACCTGGGCCTGATCCGCGCGGTCGAAAAGTTTGATTACACCAAGGGCTTCAAGTTCTCCACCTACGCTACGTGGTGGATTCGCCAGGCCATCACCCGTGCAATGGCTGACCAGGCACGTACCATCCGTATTCCGGTGCACATGGTTGAAGTCATCAACAAGCTGGCTCGTGTTCAGCGCCAGATGCTGCAGGACCTCGGTCGCGAACCAACTCCAGAAGAGTTGGCCAAGGAACTGGACATGACTCCTGAAAAGGTAGTCGAAGTCCAGAAGTACGGTCGCGAACCTATCTCCTTGCACACCCCATTGGGTGAAGACGGAGACTCAGAATTCGGTGATCTCATCGAAGACTCCGAAGCAGTCGTTCCAGCAGATGCTGTATCGTTCACCCTGCTTCAGGAGCAGTTGCACTCCGTACTGGACACCCTCTCAGAGCGTGAAGCCGGCGTTGTTGCAATGCGCTTCGGCTTGACCGACGGACAGCCAAAGACCTTAGACGAAATTGGCAAGGTCTACGGAGTGACGCGTGAGCGCATCCGCCAGATCGAATCCAAGACGATGTCGAAGCTTCGCCATCCGTCGCGCTCCCAGGTGCTGCGCGACTACCTCGACTAA
- a CDS encoding DUF4192 domain-containing protein has translation MTTTPERQPISLSSYKDILAYVPHALGFHPRNSAVLLLIDDDRLEATLRVDLPSTDEHLDLKIWNAQVVRLLHRIPNIEDVAVVIYAPEISGNQQCVPLANLVSELEDALAQQDIRIRHAWCRQGSRIWNYDTADGSDVQEIPALDTNETNLSMVFAGSSPLDQPWDGSGVPKWSNTDEVLQLLEVHEANLVVSLEAWNESLSRPANETTAALHADPLKTAMLVGSLQTKLVRDLLPFLAGEGIESALDTLFGISIDEREAAVAPLADYLLGRGWYAPDWQRVDRLWEVCRDLLGVAQGEPRQALLCILAWIEWARGRGSMALVLLNQAVLENETYELARLLQKLMEHGVMPAWATDQLRAWRANFS, from the coding sequence ATGACAACTACTCCAGAACGACAGCCGATTTCGCTGTCCAGCTACAAAGACATTTTGGCCTATGTGCCACACGCCTTGGGATTTCATCCGCGTAATTCGGCTGTCCTGCTGCTCATCGATGACGATCGACTCGAAGCAACCCTCCGCGTGGACCTGCCCTCAACTGATGAACACCTCGATCTCAAGATCTGGAACGCGCAAGTCGTCCGCTTGCTGCACCGCATTCCGAACATCGAGGATGTCGCGGTCGTCATCTACGCCCCAGAAATTTCGGGGAACCAGCAGTGCGTTCCGCTGGCTAATCTCGTGTCAGAACTTGAGGATGCTTTAGCTCAACAAGATATCCGCATTCGGCATGCGTGGTGCCGGCAAGGTTCGCGAATTTGGAATTACGACACCGCGGATGGTTCAGATGTGCAGGAAATACCTGCGCTCGATACGAATGAAACGAACCTGTCAATGGTGTTTGCGGGTTCGTCGCCCTTGGACCAGCCATGGGACGGCAGTGGAGTCCCGAAGTGGTCGAACACAGACGAAGTCCTTCAGCTCTTAGAAGTCCATGAGGCCAATCTTGTCGTGTCACTCGAAGCATGGAATGAATCGTTGAGCAGGCCAGCCAACGAAACAACAGCTGCTTTGCATGCGGATCCACTCAAGACCGCGATGCTGGTGGGGTCGTTGCAAACAAAGCTAGTGAGAGACCTGCTGCCGTTCCTGGCAGGGGAGGGCATAGAAAGCGCGCTCGATACGCTTTTTGGCATCTCTATCGACGAACGCGAAGCAGCTGTCGCTCCTCTGGCGGACTATTTGCTGGGTCGTGGCTGGTACGCGCCGGACTGGCAACGGGTGGATAGATTATGGGAAGTGTGCCGGGACTTGTTGGGCGTTGCCCAGGGTGAACCGAGACAGGCACTGCTGTGCATTTTGGCTTGGATTGAGTGGGCTCGCGGCAGGGGATCGATGGCTTTGGTGCTCTTGAACCAGGCCGTACTCGAAAACGAGACGTATGAATTGGCGAGACTGCTTCAGAAGCTCATGGAGCATGGCGTGATGCCTGCATGGGCTACAGATCAATTGCGAGCCTGGCGTGCTAACTTTTCCTGA
- a CDS encoding MFS transporter: protein MNSTKSWLVYGFAIIAYISAISQRTSFGVAGIEATERFHASAQILATFSVVQLIVYAGAQVPVGLLLDKFGPRILITCGALLMSAGQAFLAISVNVPMGLVGRVMVGMGDAMVFVSVLKLLPLWFSGSRIPVLTQLTGTFGQLGQLISIFPFHMMLLNVGWSPAFSVMSGFAFATFITTIAFVRNGQSWAGAGQGGHSSGSRIAQALKQPGTRLGFWTHFTTAFMINTFMMTWGYPFLVEGQGLDSSLASGLMSIFVVVAVVLGPMLGALTARHAEHRSNYALGIIGLMLVMWAVVLFWPGQAPLWVLIILMICVAAGGPASVIGFDFARTFNPPNVLGTATGLVNTGGFIGAFITIYVIGFILDMLNKANGASGELYNLGSFRIALSVQFAMAAVGIAFMLVERRKARRFLAEQ from the coding sequence TTGAATTCGACCAAATCCTGGTTGGTTTATGGCTTTGCCATCATCGCCTACATATCTGCAATATCCCAGCGCACCAGTTTTGGCGTGGCGGGCATTGAGGCAACAGAGCGTTTTCACGCGAGTGCTCAGATCCTTGCGACGTTTTCGGTAGTCCAGCTCATCGTTTATGCCGGGGCGCAAGTGCCCGTCGGATTGCTATTGGATAAGTTCGGCCCCCGGATCCTGATTACCTGTGGCGCTTTGCTGATGTCTGCAGGCCAGGCATTCCTTGCTATCTCGGTGAACGTTCCGATGGGGCTGGTTGGTCGTGTCATGGTGGGCATGGGCGACGCGATGGTCTTCGTTTCGGTCCTCAAGCTGCTGCCGCTATGGTTCTCAGGATCGCGGATACCGGTCCTCACCCAGCTCACCGGCACCTTTGGCCAGCTCGGACAGCTGATCAGCATCTTCCCGTTCCACATGATGCTGCTGAATGTCGGCTGGTCGCCAGCGTTCTCCGTGATGTCAGGATTCGCCTTCGCCACGTTTATTACCACCATCGCTTTTGTGCGCAATGGACAAAGCTGGGCCGGCGCTGGCCAGGGTGGGCACTCCTCGGGTTCGCGAATTGCGCAGGCATTGAAGCAGCCAGGCACTCGGCTGGGGTTCTGGACGCACTTCACGACCGCATTCATGATTAACACCTTCATGATGACCTGGGGCTATCCATTCCTGGTCGAGGGGCAGGGATTAGACAGCTCGCTGGCGTCGGGTCTCATGTCGATATTCGTGGTCGTCGCCGTCGTGCTGGGGCCAATGCTCGGCGCCTTGACAGCGCGCCACGCCGAACACCGCTCCAACTATGCGCTTGGCATCATCGGTTTGATGCTTGTGATGTGGGCTGTAGTCCTCTTCTGGCCTGGGCAGGCACCGTTGTGGGTGCTCATCATCTTGATGATCTGTGTGGCAGCAGGCGGTCCGGCTTCGGTGATCGGATTCGATTTCGCTCGTACTTTCAACCCGCCAAATGTCCTGGGCACGGCAACCGGTTTGGTCAACACCGGCGGCTTCATCGGAGCATTCATCACCATCTATGTCATCGGGTTCATTCTCGACATGCTGAACAAAGCCAACGGCGCTTCGGGCGAGCTCTACAACCTCGGCTCGTTCAGGATTGCACTTTCAGTGCAGTTCGCCATGGCAGCGGTGGGCATAGCTTTCATGTTGGTTGAACGCCGCAAGGCCCGTCGTTTCCTAGCAGAACAGTAG
- a CDS encoding proteasome assembly chaperone family protein: protein MSKQSLMTMVADDLDDSRLQGLGMYVLLKSMSDAGHTHSQVTNELFGRLDSQLFATFDADELVAYTSQRPRLTFLGDHFAGYQAPRIEIYLMTDEMDRKFWFLTGVEPDLKWERVISELLGFIEAFNVSLVVGSASLPMPVPHTRPVGVTAHGNRKDLIENISTWSPTVESPAGITSLLEIRMTEAGRDIVGYSLHTPHYLAESEYPAAAVATLEYVGAALKLALPTDKLREAGRLVDQQLAEQLEANNDVRQMVDGFEERFDAHVQEHEPRSLLLDEDKQMPGAEELGASAEHFLAAIENTDDWLRNGHDEPSSGDQD, encoded by the coding sequence ATGTCCAAGCAATCGTTGATGACGATGGTCGCAGACGACTTGGATGATTCACGTCTACAGGGACTGGGAATGTACGTCCTGCTCAAGTCCATGAGCGACGCTGGGCATACCCATTCACAGGTGACCAACGAACTATTCGGGCGCCTCGACTCCCAACTTTTTGCCACTTTCGATGCCGATGAGCTCGTTGCCTACACTTCACAGCGACCTCGACTGACTTTCCTTGGCGACCACTTCGCTGGATACCAGGCGCCGCGCATCGAAATCTATTTGATGACTGATGAGATGGACCGCAAGTTCTGGTTCCTCACCGGTGTGGAGCCGGACCTCAAATGGGAACGCGTCATTTCCGAGCTTCTAGGTTTCATTGAGGCCTTCAACGTTTCCCTGGTCGTCGGGTCGGCATCACTGCCGATGCCGGTTCCGCACACGAGGCCCGTTGGCGTGACAGCGCACGGAAACCGCAAGGACCTCATCGAGAACATCTCCACGTGGAGCCCAACTGTCGAGTCTCCAGCGGGGATTACCTCGCTGCTGGAGATCCGCATGACCGAAGCGGGACGCGACATCGTGGGTTATTCTCTGCATACTCCCCACTATCTTGCCGAATCTGAATATCCTGCGGCGGCTGTAGCTACTTTGGAATATGTTGGTGCTGCCCTCAAGCTGGCCCTGCCGACTGATAAGCTCCGCGAAGCTGGACGCTTGGTTGACCAGCAGCTCGCCGAACAGCTTGAGGCCAACAATGACGTGCGGCAGATGGTTGATGGGTTTGAAGAGCGTTTCGATGCCCACGTGCAAGAGCATGAGCCGCGTTCATTGTTGCTTGATGAAGACAAGCAAATGCCAGGCGCCGAGGAACTAGGCGCTAGTGCCGAGCACTTCCTGGCAGCGATTGAAAACACCGACGATTGGTTGAGGAACGGACACGACGAGCCGTCATCAGGTGATCAAGACTAG
- a CDS encoding leucyl aminopeptidase gives MINSSDLTLSAIGTDIKRKSADTLVLGVLKNDGKASIVASPFTAETTSSLEQSLTALGASGKADEVTLLPGVEGSKAKVLQFIGLGVEELADLTDEQLRRAAGSAARQLSNAKSAIFALPSDSVERVAAIAEGIALGSYRYENQRSKKSDKPVLADAQIATAVATSKDLPAVLKRAAILGRAVRGTRDLINAPANLLYPESFATAVKDYAKSLPLKVTVLDEKRLAKDGFGGLLGVGGGSVRQPRMVKVEYSPAKATKHIALIGKGITFDTGGTSLKPAAGMHAMKSDMSGAAAVFQTIAAVSELGLNVKVTAWLCLAENMPGGASTRPGDVLTMFGGKTVEVLNTDAEGRLVMADGLAAASLEKPDVMIDIATLTGAQMLALGLRTAGIMGDEQVRDDLVAVSDQVGELAWGMPLPEELRPSIESQVADLANIGERMGGMMTAAVFLEEFVGEVDGKKIPWAHIDFAGPAFNEGNAWGYTPKNGTGSQVRTLVAYAEQLAAK, from the coding sequence GTGATCAACTCAAGTGATCTCACTTTGAGCGCCATTGGCACCGACATTAAACGCAAGAGCGCCGATACTCTGGTTTTGGGTGTGCTGAAGAACGACGGAAAAGCATCCATAGTCGCTTCGCCATTCACTGCGGAAACCACCTCGTCGCTGGAGCAGTCGCTGACCGCACTGGGCGCCTCAGGCAAGGCCGACGAAGTGACCTTGCTTCCAGGCGTAGAGGGCTCAAAGGCAAAGGTCCTGCAGTTCATTGGTTTGGGCGTCGAGGAACTAGCTGACCTCACCGATGAGCAGCTTCGCCGCGCCGCCGGCTCGGCCGCGCGGCAGCTTAGCAATGCCAAGTCCGCCATCTTCGCACTGCCATCGGACAGCGTTGAGCGGGTAGCGGCGATTGCAGAAGGCATCGCCTTGGGCAGCTACCGCTATGAAAACCAGCGCTCAAAGAAGAGCGACAAGCCGGTTTTGGCCGATGCACAGATCGCCACCGCCGTCGCCACGTCCAAGGATCTCCCGGCAGTGCTCAAGCGCGCAGCCATCCTCGGCCGTGCCGTGCGTGGCACCCGTGACCTGATCAATGCCCCGGCAAACTTGCTCTACCCTGAATCCTTCGCCACCGCGGTAAAGGACTATGCCAAGTCCTTGCCTTTGAAGGTCACGGTATTGGATGAGAAGCGTTTGGCCAAGGACGGCTTTGGCGGTTTGCTCGGTGTTGGCGGCGGTTCGGTTCGCCAGCCTCGCATGGTCAAGGTCGAGTACTCCCCTGCCAAGGCAACCAAGCACATTGCGCTCATCGGCAAGGGCATCACCTTTGACACCGGCGGCACCTCGCTGAAGCCAGCTGCCGGCATGCACGCGATGAAGTCCGACATGTCCGGTGCCGCCGCGGTATTCCAGACCATCGCGGCCGTCTCCGAGCTGGGCCTGAACGTGAAGGTCACCGCATGGCTGTGCCTGGCAGAAAACATGCCAGGCGGCGCGTCGACCCGTCCGGGCGATGTCTTGACCATGTTCGGCGGCAAGACCGTCGAGGTGCTGAACACCGACGCCGAAGGCCGCCTGGTCATGGCCGATGGCCTAGCAGCTGCAAGCTTGGAAAAGCCAGATGTCATGATCGACATCGCTACCCTGACCGGTGCGCAGATGCTCGCTCTGGGCCTGCGAACCGCAGGCATCATGGGCGACGAGCAGGTACGCGACGACCTCGTTGCCGTTTCGGACCAGGTTGGCGAATTGGCTTGGGGCATGCCGCTGCCCGAAGAACTGCGTCCAAGCATCGAGTCCCAGGTTGCCGATCTGGCTAATATCGGTGAGCGCATGGGCGGCATGATGACCGCCGCGGTCTTCCTGGAAGAATTCGTTGGCGAGGTCGACGGAAAGAAGATTCCGTGGGCACACATCGACTTCGCCGGCCCTGCATTCAACGAAGGCAACGCTTGGGGATACACCCCGAAGAACGGCACCGGGTCACAGGTTCGCACGCTCGTAGCGTACGCCGAGCAGCTCGCCGCAAAATAA
- the lpdA gene encoding dihydrolipoyl dehydrogenase, giving the protein MADSAATQEFDVLILGGGSAGYSAALRAIQLGYTVGLIEKEKLGGTCLHTGCIPTKAYLHAAELAENAREGAKYGINTTLESIDLAGVRKYKEGIVAGKHKGLQGLLKMKKVNVITGNGRLVSQDSIDVDGTVYKGKYIILATGSTSKTFGLEIGGRVLTSTEALNMEDLPKSAIVLGGGVIGVEFASVWNSFGVDVTIVEGLPSLVPNEDPAIIKTLERAFKKRGIKFNTGVFFEKVEQDANGVKVSLADGNVLEADIVLVAVGRGPVTEGLGFEEQGITIDRGFVITDERLHTGVGNIYAIGDIVPGVQLAHRGYQHGRFVAEEIHGLKPTIIEDINIPKVTFCEPEIASVGYSEPKAKEKFGADQIETTEYNLAGNGKSSILGTSGLIKMVRVKNGPIVGVHGIGGRIGEQIGEAQLIVNWEAYPEDVSQLIHAHPTQNESLGEAAMALAGAPLHG; this is encoded by the coding sequence GTGGCCGATTCGGCAGCAACGCAAGAATTTGATGTCCTCATCCTCGGCGGTGGATCCGCTGGATACTCGGCAGCATTGCGTGCCATCCAGCTGGGTTACACGGTTGGATTGATTGAAAAGGAAAAGCTGGGCGGCACCTGCCTGCACACCGGCTGCATCCCAACCAAGGCTTACCTGCACGCAGCAGAGTTGGCTGAAAACGCTCGCGAGGGTGCCAAGTACGGCATCAACACCACGCTCGAGTCGATCGACTTGGCTGGCGTGCGCAAGTACAAGGAAGGCATTGTTGCTGGCAAGCACAAGGGCCTGCAGGGCTTGCTCAAGATGAAGAAGGTCAACGTTATCACCGGTAACGGCCGTCTTGTCTCCCAGGATTCCATCGACGTTGATGGCACCGTATACAAGGGCAAGTACATCATCCTGGCTACCGGCTCCACCTCCAAGACCTTCGGTCTGGAAATCGGCGGCCGCGTACTGACCAGCACCGAAGCATTGAACATGGAAGACCTGCCAAAGAGCGCCATCGTGCTCGGCGGCGGCGTCATCGGCGTCGAGTTCGCTTCCGTATGGAACTCCTTCGGTGTCGATGTCACCATCGTTGAAGGCCTTCCTTCGCTGGTTCCGAACGAAGACCCAGCCATCATCAAGACCTTGGAGCGTGCTTTCAAGAAGCGCGGCATCAAGTTCAACACCGGCGTCTTCTTCGAAAAAGTCGAGCAGGACGCCAACGGCGTCAAGGTCTCGCTGGCTGACGGCAACGTACTGGAAGCAGACATCGTTCTGGTTGCAGTGGGTCGCGGTCCAGTCACCGAAGGCCTCGGCTTCGAAGAGCAGGGCATCACCATCGATCGCGGCTTCGTGATCACCGACGAGCGCCTGCACACCGGCGTCGGCAACATCTACGCCATTGGCGACATCGTCCCAGGTGTACAGCTGGCACACCGCGGCTACCAGCACGGTCGCTTCGTTGCCGAGGAAATCCACGGCCTGAAGCCAACCATCATCGAGGACATCAACATCCCGAAGGTGACCTTCTGCGAGCCTGAGATCGCTTCGGTGGGCTACTCCGAGCCAAAGGCCAAGGAGAAGTTCGGTGCAGACCAGATCGAAACCACTGAATACAACCTGGCTGGCAACGGCAAGTCTTCGATCCTGGGCACCAGTGGCCTGATCAAGATGGTCCGCGTCAAGAACGGTCCAATCGTGGGCGTTCACGGCATCGGCGGCCGCATCGGCGAGCAGATCGGCGAAGCTCAGCTGATCGTCAACTGGGAAGCATACCCAGAGGATGTTTCGCAGCTGATCCACGCTCACCCAACTCAGAACGAGTCCCTTGGCGAGGCCGCAATGGCTCTCGCCGGTGCTCCACTGCACGGCTAA
- the sucB gene encoding 2-oxoglutarate dehydrogenase, E2 component, dihydrolipoamide succinyltransferase: protein MSETVNLPALGESVTEGTVTRWLKQVGDRVEVDEPLVEVSTDKVDTEVPSPVAGVIEEIFVAEDEDAEVGAPLVRIGDGSGSGDSAPAAPAAEEAPAQEEAPAAPAAEEAPAAEEAPAAAPAAASSASGTEVTLPALGESVTEGTVTRWLKEVGEEVAVDEPLLEVSTDKVDTEVPSPVAGTLLEIRVPEDETAEVGAVLAVIGAAGAAPAAAPAKEEAPAAAPAPAKEEAPAAPAPAAPAAPAPAAAPAPAAPAPAAAPAAAESTNESGYVTPLVRRLANQHNIDIASVKGTGVGGRIRKQDVLDAVAAKEAAAPAAAPAAAPAAAKPAAPAVEASSLRGTTEKAPRIRQVIARRMRESLDVSTQLTQVHEIDMTRIVKLRGSAKAGFKATNGVNLTYLPFIAKAVAEGLKAHPKLNAEYNEETQQITYHNAEHLAFAVDTDKGLLVPVVSNAGDLNLAGLASRIADVAERTRSNKIGPDELSGGTFSITNIGSVGALFDTPIINQPQVAILGTGAIVKRPMVITDADGNDSIAIRHMMYLCLTYDHRLVDGADAGRFLQTVKARLEGGAFEGDLGL from the coding sequence ATGTCTGAAACCGTAAACCTACCCGCACTGGGTGAAAGCGTTACCGAAGGTACGGTAACCCGCTGGCTGAAGCAGGTTGGCGACCGTGTAGAGGTAGACGAGCCGTTGGTGGAAGTTTCCACTGACAAGGTAGACACTGAAGTTCCTTCGCCGGTTGCTGGCGTAATCGAGGAAATTTTTGTCGCAGAAGACGAGGACGCCGAAGTTGGCGCACCTCTGGTGCGCATCGGCGATGGCTCGGGTTCGGGCGATTCCGCTCCAGCCGCGCCTGCTGCCGAAGAAGCACCAGCACAGGAAGAAGCACCAGCTGCTCCAGCCGCTGAAGAAGCACCAGCTGCCGAAGAGGCACCTGCGGCTGCACCTGCTGCTGCCAGCTCCGCTTCGGGCACCGAAGTCACCCTGCCTGCACTGGGCGAATCGGTGACCGAAGGTACCGTTACCCGCTGGTTGAAGGAAGTTGGCGAGGAAGTCGCCGTTGACGAGCCACTGCTCGAAGTTTCCACCGACAAGGTAGACACTGAAGTTCCTTCCCCGGTTGCCGGCACCCTGCTGGAAATCCGCGTTCCTGAAGACGAGACCGCTGAAGTTGGCGCAGTTCTCGCAGTGATCGGTGCCGCCGGCGCTGCTCCTGCTGCTGCTCCAGCCAAGGAAGAAGCACCAGCTGCTGCTCCTGCACCTGCCAAGGAAGAGGCTCCGGCCGCTCCTGCTCCAGCTGCGCCTGCCGCACCAGCTCCTGCTGCTGCCCCAGCTCCGGCAGCTCCAGCTCCTGCTGCAGCACCTGCTGCTGCCGAGTCGACCAACGAGTCGGGTTACGTAACCCCTCTGGTTCGCCGCCTTGCCAACCAGCACAACATCGACATCGCATCGGTCAAGGGGACCGGCGTTGGCGGCCGCATCCGCAAGCAGGACGTGCTCGACGCCGTTGCTGCCAAGGAAGCTGCTGCACCTGCCGCTGCTCCAGCTGCCGCTCCTGCTGCAGCTAAGCCAGCTGCCCCTGCAGTTGAGGCTTCGTCGCTGCGCGGCACCACCGAGAAGGCTCCACGCATCCGCCAGGTCATCGCCCGCCGCATGCGCGAGTCGCTGGACGTCTCGACTCAGCTGACCCAGGTCCACGAGATCGACATGACCCGCATCGTGAAGCTGCGCGGTTCGGCCAAGGCTGGCTTCAAGGCCACCAACGGCGTGAACCTGACCTACCTGCCATTCATCGCCAAGGCAGTTGCCGAAGGCCTGAAGGCTCACCCGAAGCTGAACGCTGAGTACAACGAAGAGACCCAGCAGATCACCTACCACAATGCCGAGCACCTGGCATTTGCTGTCGATACCGACAAGGGCCTTCTGGTTCCAGTCGTTTCGAACGCAGGCGATCTGAACCTGGCTGGCCTGGCATCGCGCATCGCCGATGTTGCTGAACGTACCCGCAGCAACAAGATCGGTCCAGATGAGCTGTCCGGTGGCACCTTCTCGATCACCAACATCGGTTCGGTTGGCGCACTGTTCGACACCCCGATCATCAACCAGCCTCAGGTAGCCATCCTGGGCACCGGTGCGATCGTGAAGCGCCCAATGGTCATCACCGACGCCGACGGCAACGATTCGATTGCCATCCGCCACATGATGTACCTGTGCCTGACCTACGATCACCGTCTGGTTGACGGCGCCGACGCAGGTCGCTTCCTGCAGACCGTCAAGGCTCGCCTTGAGGGTGGCGCTTTCGAGGGAGACCTGGGACTCTAA
- a CDS encoding serine/threonine protein kinase: protein MEDVASLRQNPVTQSRKYVVDFYGTLATQLGDGLIMEYCPGGSIGDLVNSRGVFSLGECITALAPVAQTLSIMHAEGTRHGDISPANVLLTASGMPKIIDFQETASQAELVSGAGTPGFMAPEACPGGREQAAGEQDVYSLGACLWFLLSGKPPEQEILRPPVQVQFPTLPQIIQELLVESLDSDPGLRPSAEQFARTLFSSASAEPVRWEGHVSPEATHLMETVHPGTRVSSSRRGRKHAKAAGQQTKVDEPVDAWQDHPLRPTPGAMKLVGAAALGLLVVAGSLVGVNHLRAATASDATNEQTAAVEPSCRIDDVARVPACAMQQDTVVSAFLSLTQQRDRAMSKLSSGDLTAIYSSGSEQLKRDQETIATLRELGLRFEGLQTQLKNVSIKARGQGNTVVLSAESSQSQYHYVDRKGRQIHTAKATMAERIEIELVLSDRGWRIGNVLRH from the coding sequence ATGGAGGATGTCGCTTCGCTAAGGCAAAACCCGGTCACCCAGTCGAGGAAATATGTCGTCGATTTTTACGGCACGCTAGCGACTCAATTGGGCGATGGTTTGATCATGGAATATTGCCCAGGGGGGAGCATCGGTGATCTGGTGAACAGTCGCGGGGTTTTTAGCCTCGGTGAGTGCATTACGGCACTGGCGCCGGTGGCCCAGACATTATCGATTATGCATGCTGAGGGCACTCGTCATGGCGACATCTCACCTGCCAATGTGCTGCTGACAGCCAGTGGGATGCCGAAGATCATTGATTTTCAGGAGACTGCATCGCAGGCAGAGCTGGTATCTGGTGCCGGGACGCCGGGGTTCATGGCACCGGAAGCATGCCCGGGTGGTCGGGAACAGGCAGCAGGGGAGCAGGATGTCTATTCGCTGGGTGCCTGCCTATGGTTCCTCCTGAGCGGCAAGCCCCCGGAGCAGGAAATTCTTAGACCCCCTGTGCAGGTGCAATTTCCTACCCTGCCGCAGATCATCCAGGAGCTCCTGGTTGAGAGCCTTGATTCGGATCCGGGGCTGAGGCCCAGCGCTGAACAGTTCGCGAGAACGTTATTTTCCAGTGCAAGCGCCGAACCGGTCAGGTGGGAAGGCCATGTCTCGCCTGAAGCTACCCATTTGATGGAAACCGTCCATCCAGGAACCCGAGTGTCGTCCAGCCGACGAGGGCGCAAGCATGCGAAAGCCGCTGGACAGCAGACAAAAGTCGATGAACCGGTTGATGCCTGGCAGGATCATCCGCTTCGGCCCACCCCGGGAGCGATGAAACTGGTAGGCGCTGCAGCGCTCGGCCTGCTCGTCGTCGCCGGCAGCCTCGTAGGCGTCAATCACTTGCGGGCTGCTACGGCCTCGGACGCTACCAACGAACAAACTGCTGCCGTTGAGCCTTCGTGCCGAATCGATGACGTGGCCAGGGTCCCGGCGTGTGCCATGCAGCAAGACACCGTAGTGTCTGCATTCCTCAGCCTGACCCAACAGCGTGATCGGGCGATGTCCAAGTTATCCAGCGGTGATTTGACCGCCATTTATTCTTCTGGTTCGGAGCAACTGAAGCGGGATCAAGAAACCATCGCCACACTGCGAGAATTGGGTTTGCGCTTCGAGGGGCTGCAGACACAACTGAAAAATGTCTCGATCAAGGCCCGGGGACAGGGGAACACCGTGGTCTTGTCGGCCGAATCCAGCCAAAGCCAATACCATTATGTGGATCGCAAAGGCCGACAGATACATACGGCGAAAGCCACAATGGCTGAACGTATTGAGATCGAGCTTGTGCTTTCGGATCGTGGGTGGCGAATTGGCAATGTTCTTCGGCATTAA